In a genomic window of Vigna angularis cultivar LongXiaoDou No.4 chromosome 6, ASM1680809v1, whole genome shotgun sequence:
- the LOC108341793 gene encoding peroxidase 4 has product MASSFSSSANIVALAVLLLLLTAGTSSANLSNNFYSKRCPNVFNTVKSVVKSAVAKEPRIGASILRLFFHDCFVNGCDGSLLLDDTASFLGEKTAAANNNSVRGFEVIDAIKSRVEKLCPGVVSCADILAIASRDSVVLLGGPFWKVKVGRRDSRTANFTAANTGVIPPPTSNLTNLINTFQAQGLSTKDMVALSGAHTIGKARCTSFRDHIYNGTNIDRKFALLRQRKCPRTNGTGDNNLAVLDLRTPKHFDNNYFKNLLNKKGLLNSDQVLFNGGSTDSLVRTYSQNNNVFDSDFVTAMIKMGDIKPLTGSRGEIRKNCRRVN; this is encoded by the exons ATGGcttcctctttctcttcatCAGCTAACATTGTTGCATTAGCTGTCTTATTGTTGCTTCTTACTGCAGGAACTTCTTCGGCTAACCTCTCAAACAACTTCTATTCTAAGAGATGTCCCAATGTTTTCAACACAGTCAAATCTGTCGTTAAATCTGCTGTGGCAAAAGAACCTCGCATTGGAGCATCGATTCTTCGCCTCTTCTTCCACGATTGCTTTGTTAAT GGTTGTGATGGGTCATTACTGCTTGATGACACTGCATCGTTCTTGGGAGAGAAAACTGCAGCTGCTAACAACAATTCAGTGAGAGGTTTTGAAGTAATTGATGCCATCAAGTCTAGGGTGGAGAAACTGTGCCCTGGTGTTGTCTCCTGTGCTGATATCTTGGCCATTGCTTCCCGTGATTCTGTCGTCCTT CTTGGAGGACCATTTTGGAAAGTGAAGGTTGGAAGAAGGGATTCTAGAACAGCAAATTTCACTGCTGCTAACACTGGTGTTATTCCACCTCCTACCTCTAATCTGACCAACCTTATTAACACGTTTCAAGCTCAAGGACTCTCTACTAAAGACATGGTTGCCTTATCTG GAGCTCACACAATCGGAAAAGCAAGATGTACTAGTTTTAGAGATCACATATACAATGGAACTAACATTGACAGAAAATTTGCACTGCTGAGGCAGAGAAAGTGTCCTAGAACTAATGGCACAGGAGACAATAATCTAGCAGTTCTAGACTTGAGAACTCCGAAGCATTTTGACAACAACTACTTCAAGAACCTGCTGAACAAAAAGGGACTCCTGAATTCTGATCAGGTGCTTTTCAATGGTGGATCCACTGATTCACTGGTCAGAACTTACAGTCAGAATAACAATGTCTTTGATTCTGACTTTGTTACAGCAATGATCAAGATGGGAGATATCAAACCCTTAACTGGGTCACGAGGAGAGATTAGGAAGAATTGCAGGAGAGTGAATTAA
- the LOC108342999 gene encoding U-box domain-containing protein 4 — protein sequence MEISLLKMIVNGISSFLHLSISGNKSSEPVSKYYHKAEEILKLLKPIIDEIVNSELASDEVLNKILEEIGLAVNELKEHVENWHLLSSKVYFVLQVEPLISRIRTSGLNIFQQLKVSQHSLPDELSSEDLQQCSHKLKLLGHEETSSVIKEAIAAQLEYAGPSPEVLTKIADRLDLMSNQDVLIEAVALERLKENAEQSEKTDEAEYIDQMIAVITRMLERLVMLKQAQSSSPVPIPADFCCPLSLELMTDPVIVASGQTYERAFIKNWIDLGLTVCPKTRQTLAHTNLIPNYTVKALIANWCESNNVQLVDPTKSTNLNPPSVLHGYMESGTTRESPVFAHPRSNQPSSPESARSRSFSSPGNNITSVGIQLEETTSPLHPRSTSEGSLSGIINGQYMDLARISPAGLDDRSASSDESTVDSASQPSMSPSRRESSSAFSSEQSQTHIRAVSDSSALSTANFPQETQDDDNNARLSISPGHSRDASGELNAGPETAGTTVMPSTHREAESPARLLETRRNQGIWRRPPERLVPRITSPAIETRADLSGIEAQVRNLVEGLRSSDLDTQKEATAELRLLAKHNMDNRIAIANCGAINLLVDLLRSADIAIQENAVTALLNLSINDNNKTAIANAGAIEPLIHVLETGSPEAKENSAATLFSLSVIEENKIFIGRSGAIRPLVDLLGNGTPRGKKDAATALFNLSIFHENKNRIVQAGAVRHLVELMDPAAGMVDKAVAVLANLATIPEGRNAIGEEGGIPVLVEVVELGSARGKENAAAALLQLCLHSNKFLGKVLQQGAVPPLVALSQSGTPRAKEKAQALLNQFRSQRHGNAGRG from the exons ATGGAGATATCATTGTTAAAAATGATAGTAAATGGCATATCCTCGTTTTTGCATTTATCAATTTCTGGAAACAAGAGCTCTGAACCTGTCTCAAAGTATTACCACAAGGCAGAGGAGATACTTAAGCTGTTGAAACCAATCATTGATGAGATTGTTAATTCTGAGTTAGCTTCTGATGAAGTGCTTAATAAGATATTGGAAGAAATTGGTCTTGCTGTTAATGAATTAAAGGAGCATGTCGAGAACTGGCACCTATTGTCTAGCAAAGTATACTTT GTTTTGCAAGTTGAACCCCTGATATCAAGAATTCGCACTTCAGGGCTCAATATTTTCCAGCAGCTGAAGGTTTCTCAGCATTCTCTCCCTGATGAATTGAGTTCTGAAGATTTACAG CAATGTTCACATAAACTTAAGCTTTTGGGGCATGAAGAAACCTCATCAGTTATTAAGGAAGCTATTGCAGCACAACTGGAATATGCAGGACCCAGTCCAGAGGTCCTGACAAAAATTGCTGATAGGCTGGACCTCATGTCTAATCAGGATGTTCTTATTGAGGCTGTGGCCCTTGAAAGGTTGAAGGAAAATGCTGAACAATCTGAAAAGACTGATGAGGCAGAATACATCGATCAAATGATTGCTGTCATAACACGTATGCTCGAGCGTCTCGTTATGCTTAAGCAAGCTCAGAGTAGCAGCCCAGTTCCAATACCGGCTGATTTTTGTTGTCCACTTTCTTTGGAGTTGATGACTGATCCTGTGATTGTGGCATCAGGACAAACTTATGAGCGAGCCTTCATCAAGAACTGGATTGATCTTGGGCTAACTGTTTGTCCAAAGACACGACAAACTCTGGCTCATACCAACCTAATACCTAATTATACTGTAAAAGCTCTAATTGCAAATTGGTGTGAATCTAACAATGTGCAACTAGTTGATCCCACAAAATCCACAAATTTAAATCCACCATCCGTCCTTCATGGGTATATGGAATCCGGTACGACCAGGGAGTCTCCTGTTTTTGCTCATCCCAGGAGCAACCAGCCGTCCTCACCTGAGTCAGCACGTTCTCGTTCTTTTAGTTCACCAGGTAATAACATAACTTCTGTTGGCATTCAGCTAGAGGAAACAACATCACCTTTGCATCCCCGTTCTACTTCAGAAGGTTCCTTAAGTGGTATAATTAATGGACAATACATGGATCTTGCAAGAATATCTCCCGCTGGTTTGGATGACAGGTCTGCTAGCTCTGATGAAAGTACTGTGGATTCAGCTAGCCAGCCATCAATGTCACCATCTAGAAGGGAATCATCCAGTGCCTTTAGCTCTGAACAATCTCAAACCCATATTAGAGCTGTTTCTGACTCCAGTGCACTTTCTACTGCAAACTTTCCTCAAGAAACCCAAGATGATGACAACAATGCTCGGCTATCAATAAGTCCAGGCCACAGTAGAGATGCTTCTGGTGAATTAAATGCAGGGCCAGAAACTGCTGGTACTACTGTCATGCCATCAACACATAGAGAAGCTGAGTCCCCAGCCCGATTGTTAGAGACAAGGCGAAATCAAGGCATATGGAGGCGGCCACCAGAAAGGCTTGTTCCTAGGATAACATCTCCTGCTATTGAAACAAGAGCCGATCTTTCAGGTATTGAAGCCCAGGTCCGGAATTTGGTTGAGGGCCTGAGGAGCTCCGATCTTGATACTCAGAAAGAGGCAACAGCAGAACTCCGCCTTCTTGCAAAGCACAATATGGATAATAGAATTGCGATTGCAAACTGTGGAGCCATTAACTTATTAGTTGATTTACTTAGATCAGCTGATATAGCAATCCAAGAAAATGCTGTTACCGCACTTCTAAACTTATCAATCAATGATAACAACAAAACTGCAATTGCAAATGCTGGTGCAATTGAACCTCTGATTCACGTGCTTGAGACTGGGAGCCCAGAAGCCAAGGAGAATTCTGCTGCCACTCTTTTCAGCTTATCCGTGATTGAGGAAAACAAGATTTTCATAGGGAGGTCTGGGGCAATTAGACCACTGGTAGATTTATTGGGGAATGGAACCCCTAGGGGAAAGAAAGATGCTGCCACTGCTTTGTTTAATTTGTCAATATTTCATGAAAACAAGAATCGGATTGTGCAAGCTGGTGCTGTGAGGCACCTTGTGGAGTTAATGGACCCAGCAGCTGGAATGGTTGACAAGGCAGTGGCTGTCTTAGCAAATCTTGCCACAATTCCAGAAGGAAGAAACGCAATTGGTGAAGAAGGTGGGATTCCTGTGCTGGTTGAGGTTGTTGAGTTAGGTTCTGCGAGAGGAAAGGAGAATGCAGCCGCAGCTCTTCTACAGCTTTGTTTACATAGTAACAAATTTTTAGGCAAGGTGCTTCAACAAGGAGCTGTCCCACCGTTAGTAGCTTTATCTCAGTCAGGCACCCCCAGAGCCAAAGAAAAG GCCCAGGCTCTCCTCAATCAATTTAGAAGTCAAAGACATGGGAATGCTGGGAGGGGCTGA